In the Caenorhabditis elegans chromosome X genome, one interval contains:
- the nep-4 gene encoding Peptidase M13 C-terminal domain-containing protein (Confirmed by transcript evidence) → MWLIILFCFLPTQNAYEHPFDFIENALEKIVDWKSDPCDDFYRHACPVGSIEDIIKVSMQPLKDALNHSWKQKGQRNEGKVYNINFRRSHICCHFFCKLLFIYYDYQYRFINYVTFYDGMLQPLYYHVEANVTDGINEIHQMMEDMVELGNIWLEKTPWVINNNLTEEMKNITNAIKMPVSLTKYTNFIYNLLSPIETDFLNCVSEFEGIQNNTLFCLFYSAKIFVRTRGSYFIDDNGYNAEGTIYFGFPNYYHTTYGNWRASKLGYTGTRVGHEIGHTFIEHSINPDGLPYFSKPAEDCVQNQYLKTCNEYYEGEVPDACNTSDYTFDDNGADVFGLQLAYAILERDLSDQLREQADGLKITNEQLLFYSFAYRFCRGSKSNTTDGSHSHHNVRINAVAQMPGFQQAFNCASDSRMMKSATKQCVIYGNNAPETRK, encoded by the exons ATGTGGCTGataatacttttttgttttctaccGACCCAAAATGCGTATGAACATCCGttcgattttattgaaaatgcgCTAGAGAA AATAGTGGACTGGAAATCAGATCCCTGTGATGATTTTTACCGTCATGCTTGTCCAGTTGGCAGCATTGAAGACATTATAAAAGTATCGATGCAACCTTTAAAAGATGCATTAAATCATTCGTGGAAGCAGAAAg GCCAACGAAACGAGGGAAAAGTCTATAATATCAACTTTCGAAGATCCCACATATGCTgccactttttttgcaaattattatttatctAT TATGACTATCAATATAGATTTATCAATTATGTCACTTTTTACGACGGAATGTTGCAACCATTATATTACCACGTTGAAGCAAATGTTACTGACGGAATTAACGAAATTCACCAAATGATGGAGGACATGGTAGAATTAGGGAATATTTGGCTTGAG aaaactccGTGGGTTATTAACAATAACCTAACCGAGGAAATGAAGAATATTACAAATGCAATTAAAATGCCAGTGTCACTGACCAAATATACCAACTTTATTTACAATTTGCTATCTCCAATAGAAACTGATTTTCTGAATTGTGTTTCCGAATTTGAAGGAATTCAAAACAATACTCTATTTTGCTTATTTTATTCAGCGAAGATATTCGTACGCACACGTGGTAGCTATTTCATAGATGATAACGGCTACAATGCAGAAGGAACAATTTACTTtggttttccaaattattatCATACTACATATGGAAACTGGAGAGCATCAAAA CTGGGATACACAGGAACACGAGTAGGTCATGAAATCGGCCATACTTTCATTGAACACAGTATCAATCCTGACGGTCTTCCGTATTTTTCAAAGCCAGCTGAGGATTGCGTTCAGAATCAATATTTAAAGACTTGCAATGAATATTACGAAGGGGAA gTTCCTGATGCTTGCAATACTTCAGACTATACATTTGATGATAATGGTGCTGATGTTTTTGGTCTGCAACTTGCATATGCAATACTGGAGAGAGATTTGAGCGACCAATTGAGA GAGCAAGCTGATggtttaaaaatcacaaacgAACAATTGTTGTTCTATTCATTTGCCTACAGATTTTGCAGG GGATCAAAATCCAATACAACAGATGGCTCGCATTCGCATCACAATGTTCGAATTAATGCTGTTGCACAAATGCCAGGATTTCAGCAAGCATTTAATTGTGCAAGTGACTCAAGAATGATGAAGTCTGCAACAAAACAGTGCGTCATTTATGGTAACAATGCTCCGGAGACACGCAAATAG
- the odr-10 gene encoding Serpentine receptor class r-10 (Confirmed by transcript evidence): protein MSGELWITLVDTADIVGVTLTFCVNIVLLGLLKTRGKNLGTYKYLMAFFSVFSIFYAIIEFILRPIMHIENTTFFLISRKRFNYSTKLGKINSAFYCACFATSFVVSGVHFVYRYFATCKPNLLRLFNLPTLLLWPLGCSVPVTMWASVSYFLYPDTEYTEAAVTNVLNNHYNWIKKENVSYIAYVYYQYENGVRHIYLKNLLGCFVHYFVMSMTFVVMFYCGYATWKTMNEHKDVSDRTRALQKQLFKALVLQTLIPTIFMYAPTGVMFIAPFFDVNLNANANFIVFCSFLYPGLDPLILILIIRDFRRTIFNFLCGKKNSVDESRSTTRANLSQVPT from the exons ATGTCGGGAGAATTGTGGATTACCCTAGTTGACACAGCGGACATTGTCGGCGTCACCCTCACCTTCTGTGTCAACATTGTTCTTCTCGGACTTCTGAAAACACGTGGAAAAAACTTGGGCACTTATAAATATCTCATGGCGTTTTTCTCAgtattctcgattttttacgCCATCATCGAGTTCATATTACGACCT ataatgcATATTGAGAACACCACTTTCTTTTTGATCTCAAGGAAAAGATTCAACTACTCCACCaaacttggaaaaatcaaCTCTGCGTTTTACTGTGCTTGTTTTGCCACCAGTTTTGTTGTCTCAGGAGTTCACTTTGTTTATCGATATTTTGCAACTTGCAA ACCGAATCTACTTCGTTTGTTCAACTTGCCAACTCTTCTACTTTGGCCACTTGGTTGCAGTGTACCCGTGACAATGTGGGCTAGTGtctcatattttttgtatCCAGATACCGAGTACACGGAAGCGGCTGTCAC caatgtACTAAATAACCACTATAACTGGATCAAAAAGGAGAATGTATCGTACATTGCATACGTCTAT TACCAATACGAAAACGGAGTAAGGCATATCTACCTCAAAAACTTGCTTGGATGCTTTGTTCATTACTTTGTCATG TCGATGACGTTTGTTGTGATGTTCTACTGCGGATATGCCACGTGGAAAACTATGAATGAACACAAGGATGTATCTGATAGAACTCGAGCGCTACagaaacaacttttcaaagcTTTAGTTCTTCAG ACACTCATCCCAACTATCTTCATGTACGCCCCAACTGGAGTCATGTTCATCGCACCGTTTTTTGACGTGAATTTGAATGCAAACGCCAATTTCATTGTGTTTTGCTCATTTCTGTACCCGGGACTCGATCCACTCATTCTGATTTTGATCATTCGTGATTTCCGAAGAACAATATTCA atttcttgtGTGGAAAGAAAAACAGTGTTGATGAATCCCGCTCGACAACAAGAGCCAATTTGTCTCAAGTTCCGACGTGa
- the C53B7.6 gene encoding uncharacterized protein (Confirmed by transcript evidence) — MYYIASADSQQSQRGRSQAEAPEFLTEKCPFVGVKSTLEQVGTPR, encoded by the coding sequence ATGTATTATATTGCTTCAGCCGACAGTCAACAGAGTCAACGAGGCAGATCACAGGCCGAAGCCCCAGAGTTCTTGACAGAGAAGTGCCCATTCGTTGGAGTGAAGAGCACCCTCGAGCAAGTCGGGACGCCGAGATGA